One segment of Leptospiraceae bacterium DNA contains the following:
- a CDS encoding O-acetylhomoserine aminocarboxypropyltransferase/cysteine synthase: MGRQFKPETIALHAGYTKGDPTTTSRAVPLYQTTSYVFNDTDHAARLFGLQEFGNIYTRLMNPTTDVLEKRVAELEGGIAALATASGQSAETLALLNIVEAGQEIIASSSLYGGTYNLLHYTFPKLGIKVHFADPSDPNNFKKYFNDKTRAVYAETLGNPKLDTLDLEAIAKIAHDNGVPFIVDNTLPSPYLINPIEHGADVVVHSLTKFLGGHGTSIGGIIIDAGKFNYGNGKFNNFTEPDPSYHGLKFWDVFGKFEPFGGANIAYIIKARVQGLRDLGPAISPFNSWQILQGVETLPIRMERHSSNALKVAEYLSKHPKVTWVNYPGLPSDKNYSLAKKYHKRNLFGAIIGFGVKGGVPEAKKFIDGLEIFSLLANVGDAKSLAIHPASTTHQQLTEEEQKSAGVTPDFIRLSVGLEHIDDLITDLEEALKKV; this comes from the coding sequence ATGGGAAGACAATTCAAACCGGAAACAATCGCACTACACGCAGGTTATACAAAAGGTGACCCGACAACTACATCTAGAGCCGTACCACTCTATCAGACCACATCCTATGTATTCAATGATACCGACCATGCAGCAAGACTTTTTGGATTACAAGAGTTTGGAAACATTTACACTCGTTTAATGAATCCTACTACTGACGTCCTAGAAAAGAGAGTTGCCGAATTAGAAGGCGGAATAGCAGCGTTAGCCACAGCTTCTGGTCAGTCAGCAGAGACTCTTGCACTATTAAATATAGTTGAGGCAGGACAAGAAATCATAGCATCCTCTTCTTTATACGGTGGAACTTACAACCTACTCCACTACACTTTCCCAAAACTTGGAATCAAAGTACATTTTGCTGATCCTTCTGATCCAAATAATTTCAAAAAATATTTCAACGACAAAACTCGTGCAGTATACGCGGAAACTCTTGGTAATCCGAAACTAGATACACTTGATTTAGAAGCAATAGCAAAAATTGCTCATGACAACGGAGTTCCTTTTATAGTAGATAACACACTACCTTCTCCTTATTTAATCAATCCAATCGAACATGGAGCGGACGTAGTTGTTCACTCCTTAACAAAGTTTTTAGGGGGACATGGAACTTCTATTGGCGGTATTATTATTGATGCTGGAAAGTTTAACTATGGAAACGGAAAATTCAATAACTTCACAGAACCAGATCCAAGTTATCATGGTTTAAAATTCTGGGACGTGTTTGGAAAATTTGAACCTTTTGGTGGGGCTAATATCGCTTATATTATCAAAGCTCGCGTTCAAGGACTAAGAGATTTAGGGCCTGCAATTTCTCCATTTAACTCTTGGCAAATTTTACAAGGAGTGGAAACTCTTCCAATTCGTATGGAGCGTCATTCTTCCAATGCACTCAAAGTTGCAGAGTATCTAAGCAAACATCCGAAAGTAACTTGGGTAAATTATCCAGGACTACCAAGTGATAAAAACTATTCTCTCGCAAAAAAATACCACAAAAGAAATTTATTTGGGGCAATCATAGGATTCGGAGTTAAAGGTGGAGTGCCTGAGGCGAAAAAATTTATTGATGGTCTAGAAATTTTCTCTCTTCTAGCTAACGTGGGCGATGCAAAGTCACTTGCCATTCATCCAGCATCAACTACTCACCAACAACTAACTGAAGAAGAACAAAAATCAGCAGGGGTTACTCCTGACTTTATCCGACTCTCTGTCGGGCTAGAGCATATAGATGATTTAATTACTGACTTAGAAGAAGCATTAAAAAAAGTGTAA
- the metW gene encoding methionine biosynthesis protein MetW, with the protein MKSKFIEEPILRLDFQYILDLISTGYRVLDLGCGDGDLLYLLKKKGVRGQGIEKDEECIYKCIERGVIVHHGDLDEGLKHHIKKSFDYVILNQTIQETHNPGNIIKDSLRIGKKVIVVFPNFAHWKNRLQILFRGKTPVTDNLPYRWYNTPNLHFLSITDFEEFCQVQNIHIEVTAFFSDKKPIFNKPNLFAKLALFVLSEK; encoded by the coding sequence ATGAAATCTAAATTTATCGAAGAACCAATCCTTCGTTTGGACTTCCAATATATATTGGATTTAATTTCGACCGGTTACCGCGTATTAGACCTGGGTTGCGGTGACGGAGACCTACTCTACCTTTTGAAAAAAAAAGGGGTTCGCGGTCAAGGAATCGAAAAAGACGAAGAGTGTATTTATAAATGTATTGAACGAGGAGTGATCGTTCATCATGGAGATTTAGATGAAGGTCTCAAACATCATATCAAAAAAAGTTTCGACTATGTTATTTTAAATCAAACTATCCAAGAAACTCATAACCCTGGAAATATTATTAAAGACTCACTAAGAATTGGGAAAAAGGTAATTGTAGTATTCCCCAATTTTGCGCATTGGAAAAATAGACTCCAAATTTTATTTAGAGGCAAAACTCCCGTAACCGACAATCTCCCATATAGATGGTACAATACACCAAACTTACATTTTCTATCAATCACTGACTTTGAAGAATTCTGCCAAGTGCAAAATATTCATATAGAAGTAACAGCATTTTTCAGTGATAAAAAGCCTATATTTAATAAACCAAATTTATTTGCAAAATTGGCATTATTTGTATTGAGCGAAAAGTAA
- a CDS encoding winged helix-turn-helix transcriptional regulator codes for MTKIKFELNKKQLDFAIKGIQGIAHPVRLMILYALSREELSVNDLSSFAGVSQSVTSQHLSKMKESGILDSRKESNKVFYYVKDNKYKELAKTIVKLFGV; via the coding sequence ATGACAAAAATAAAATTCGAATTAAATAAAAAACAGCTGGACTTTGCCATTAAAGGTATTCAAGGAATTGCACATCCCGTACGTCTCATGATTTTGTATGCACTTTCCCGAGAGGAATTATCGGTGAACGACTTATCTAGTTTTGCTGGAGTAAGTCAATCAGTTACTTCACAGCACTTGAGTAAAATGAAAGAGAGTGGAATTTTGGACAGCCGCAAGGAATCAAATAAAGTTTTTTACTATGTCAAGGATAACAAATACAAAGAGTTAGCAAAGACTATAGTAAAATTATTTGGTGTATGA
- a CDS encoding SpoIIE family protein phosphatase, whose translation MSIFFRFNKIISFTIGLIFFLYFLNQNSEKAETSKAIKGVLNLSEKDLSSKVIKLEGEWEFFPNELLLNSEINNKAKSTQQFFSIPGIWTKDIWSLDPETGNGYGTFRLHIILPKNHSKYGIYSNEQSTAHKYFLNDVSLSGSGTVGTNKDQSIPLTIPSISFFEANGNQIDILLQISNFHHRKGGPRRDIYFGTQENILNLKIKNFLSSIFFTGVLVTFILFHLSIYIFRRKDKSYLLFSIFCFLILGRNLTTGEILLLTYIPFLDYTALVRLEYISLYLSVPFGLHFVKYLFPNDFPKKFIQITYFISICFLFSLFLSVKYFSLGAPLYHSVMIIIIFIGIYFLIRAISQNRKYVNYLFLGIVPLFIFSINDILHSNDFINTGYFVQYGFWMLLFCESFILSSKFSNAINLNEDLLSDLEKKVIERTERLNIEIKERKKINSELQLSMKQISKDLDLARRLQEKILPKKSEVIGQFRYCYDYVPLQIVGGDFINVTQIENKKLRYFICDVTGHGIQASLITFIINSEYEELKNKNINPSIILFELNKLLLIKYKALSLFLPSFIIDFDFTQNTAIYSSAGFPVQYKVRSGQVESLTPTDPILGIDIDRNFSDKEIDFHSQDFFVSFSDGLIEARTDSLEFFGDNKFIDMILKITNQNEINTIIEKILQKEIEFRNKNERNDDITLFILQKY comes from the coding sequence ATGAGTATATTTTTTAGATTTAATAAAATAATATCTTTTACCATTGGACTCATATTTTTTTTGTATTTTCTTAATCAAAATAGTGAAAAAGCGGAAACTTCGAAAGCTATCAAAGGTGTTCTCAATCTCTCAGAAAAAGATTTATCTTCTAAAGTAATAAAACTGGAAGGTGAATGGGAATTTTTTCCAAATGAATTACTCCTCAATTCAGAAATTAATAATAAAGCCAAGTCTACGCAACAATTCTTTTCGATTCCAGGGATTTGGACAAAAGATATTTGGAGTTTGGACCCAGAAACTGGAAATGGATACGGCACTTTTAGATTACATATTATTTTACCTAAAAATCATTCAAAGTATGGAATTTATTCAAATGAACAATCTACTGCTCATAAGTATTTTTTAAATGATGTAAGCCTCAGTGGATCAGGAACAGTAGGCACAAATAAAGACCAAAGTATACCGTTGACAATTCCATCCATTTCCTTTTTTGAAGCAAATGGAAATCAAATTGATATTCTATTACAAATCTCAAATTTTCATCATAGAAAAGGCGGACCCAGAAGAGATATATACTTTGGGACTCAGGAAAATATCCTTAATTTAAAAATTAAAAATTTTCTATCAAGTATTTTTTTTACGGGAGTTTTGGTAACTTTTATTTTGTTTCATTTAAGTATATATATTTTCAGAAGAAAAGATAAATCTTATTTATTATTTAGTATATTCTGTTTTTTAATTTTAGGTAGAAATTTAACAACTGGAGAGATATTATTACTAACGTATATCCCATTTCTGGATTATACTGCCTTGGTAAGATTGGAATATATTTCATTGTATTTGAGTGTGCCATTCGGTTTACATTTTGTGAAGTATTTATTTCCAAATGATTTTCCGAAAAAGTTTATTCAGATCACTTACTTTATTTCTATTTGTTTTTTATTTAGTCTTTTTCTAAGTGTAAAATACTTTAGTCTTGGCGCTCCATTATATCATTCAGTAATGATTATTATAATTTTTATTGGAATTTATTTTTTAATCCGAGCTATATCACAAAATAGAAAATATGTTAATTACTTATTTTTAGGAATAGTGCCTCTTTTTATATTTAGTATAAATGATATATTGCATTCTAATGATTTTATCAACACTGGGTATTTTGTTCAATACGGATTTTGGATGCTTCTATTTTGCGAAAGTTTTATTCTTTCTTCCAAATTTTCCAATGCAATAAATTTAAACGAAGACCTACTTAGTGATTTAGAAAAAAAAGTAATCGAAAGAACAGAACGATTAAATATTGAAATCAAAGAAAGAAAAAAAATTAATTCTGAACTTCAATTATCAATGAAACAAATTTCTAAAGATCTAGATCTTGCCCGAAGACTCCAAGAAAAAATTCTGCCCAAAAAATCAGAAGTAATCGGTCAATTTAGGTATTGTTATGATTATGTTCCTCTACAAATTGTAGGGGGGGATTTTATAAATGTTACTCAAATTGAAAATAAAAAACTAAGATATTTTATATGTGATGTTACAGGCCATGGAATCCAAGCGTCATTAATTACTTTTATTATCAACAGTGAATACGAAGAATTAAAAAACAAAAATATAAATCCCTCCATCATTCTATTTGAATTAAATAAATTACTATTAATTAAATATAAAGCGTTGTCTTTATTTTTACCTAGTTTCATAATTGATTTTGATTTTACTCAAAACACAGCGATTTATTCTTCAGCTGGGTTTCCTGTTCAATACAAAGTCCGTTCTGGCCAGGTTGAGAGTTTGACGCCTACTGATCCAATATTGGGAATTGATATTGATAGAAATTTTTCCGATAAGGAAATTGATTTCCATTCGCAAGATTTTTTCGTTTCTTTCTCAGATGGATTAATCGAAGCACGGACAGATTCGTTAGAATTTTTTGGTGACAATAAATTTATCGATATGATATTAAAAATTACAAATCAAAACGAAATAAATACGATTATCGAAAAAATTTTACAGAAAGAAATTGAATTTCGAAATAAGAATGAAAGAAATGATGATATAACTTTATTTATTCTCCAGAAATATTAA
- a CDS encoding peptidoglycan-binding protein, producing the protein MIDLQMQLAELLVFHSIIKEPDDLNLKNQTEMIKSFQSKFSLPVDGILNPDTLWALQESYVLENPKLKIVEIETDHIESARALKTVTFREDAGILFKDLQTEVKNRGGLISCSAGIRDIKMVAGTGQSPTSMHYPGLAFDLNIKAGFFNPDKDLYVLTRVPTPHKKDPNRYQWNVFCRSEQGEEMELDANYWETEKSGVDLKKTVVGRFINFTELAINHGFQPIRPQTCFTRPTNRFYICSEWWHFQANALLIPKFSQLGMELLKIEGYTPEFLQKNNPGVWTSRKFVYFQNWW; encoded by the coding sequence ATGATTGATTTACAAATGCAATTAGCTGAACTTTTAGTTTTCCATTCCATTATCAAAGAACCAGACGATCTCAATCTTAAAAATCAAACTGAAATGATAAAATCATTTCAATCAAAATTTTCTTTACCTGTAGATGGAATTTTGAATCCAGATACTCTCTGGGCATTGCAAGAAAGTTACGTTTTAGAAAACCCAAAACTAAAAATTGTAGAAATTGAGACTGACCATATTGAATCAGCGAGAGCTTTGAAGACTGTTACTTTTCGAGAGGACGCAGGGATTTTATTTAAAGACTTACAAACAGAAGTTAAAAATAGGGGAGGCCTAATTTCTTGCTCTGCTGGAATTCGTGATATAAAAATGGTTGCCGGAACAGGGCAGTCACCGACTTCTATGCATTATCCGGGACTCGCATTTGATCTCAATATCAAAGCTGGATTTTTTAATCCCGATAAAGATTTGTATGTTTTAACGAGAGTTCCTACACCACATAAAAAAGATCCCAACCGTTATCAATGGAATGTATTTTGTAGAAGCGAACAAGGCGAAGAAATGGAATTAGACGCAAATTATTGGGAAACAGAAAAATCAGGAGTTGACTTAAAAAAGACGGTAGTTGGCAGGTTTATTAACTTCACCGAACTCGCAATCAATCATGGGTTTCAACCCATTCGTCCGCAAACTTGTTTTACGCGTCCTACGAATCGGTTTTATATTTGTTCGGAATGGTGGCATTTTCAGGCGAATGCTTTGCTTATTCCAAAATTCTCTCAACTTGGAATGGAACTTTTAAAAATCGAAGGTTACACTCCTGAGTTTTTGCAAAAGAATAATCCGGGAGTCTGGACTTCTCGAAAATTTGTTTACTTCCAAAATTGGTGGTAG
- a CDS encoding NAD(P)H-dependent oxidoreductase yields the protein MNILGISGSLRKGSSNMAILHAMARHVPKNVHFSITTYIDQLPHFNPDLEKESVLTPVKIWRKELAAANGYYISCPEYAHGVPGVLKNALDWVVSSGEFVGKPIAFLNASPIVKASLVQTLTVMSGRIIENASVQIQFLRNKVDKEGILSIEDEISHSLETSLQIMIQHIQENQI from the coding sequence ATGAATATACTTGGAATTTCTGGAAGTTTACGCAAAGGCTCTTCTAATATGGCTATACTTCACGCTATGGCGAGACATGTGCCTAAAAATGTACATTTTTCTATCACCACTTACATTGATCAGCTCCCACATTTTAATCCCGATTTAGAAAAGGAAAGTGTATTGACACCGGTTAAAATATGGCGGAAAGAGTTAGCAGCGGCTAACGGATATTATATTTCTTGTCCTGAATATGCTCATGGAGTTCCAGGAGTTTTAAAAAATGCTCTTGATTGGGTTGTTTCGAGTGGTGAGTTTGTCGGAAAACCAATAGCATTTTTGAATGCATCTCCAATTGTTAAAGCTTCCTTGGTGCAAACGTTAACCGTTATGTCTGGACGCATAATTGAAAACGCCTCAGTTCAAATTCAATTTTTAAGGAACAAGGTAGATAAAGAAGGAATCCTATCTATTGAAGATGAAATTTCTCATTCACTTGAAACTAGTCTACAAATTATGATTCAGCATATTCAAGAAAATCAAATTTGA
- a CDS encoding MATE family efflux transporter: MENSNLTPKNIWQELKDAMGGTDADYTQIGIKRAIFLLAVPMILELVMESTFAIADIFFVGKLGASAIATVGISETFLFLIYSLAMGFATAVTAIIARRIGEKNQKEASKAAVQSIYLGLFSAIPFAIAGIFFSKDLLKLMGADSWSIDFGYRYTTWMLGGNVVIILLFIINAIFRGAGDAAIAMRVLWIANGVNIVLDPILIFGWGPIPEFGIEGAGIATNIGRGTGVLVQLWTLVNAGKHIKVSLSNIRLNFPIMGNILITSIGGVGQMFVATSSWIFLMRILANIGSEAVAGATIALRIMMFSMMPAWGLSNAAATLVGQNLGANQPERAESSVWKIGLYNMIFLIGVAILYFTMNKFLVGLFSQEERVIEIGSEWLQILSYSYLVYGWWMVSVQAFNGAGDTKTPTLINIVFFWCIQIPVSYFLAISLNWQHSGVFWGVFFSETSVGIFTLWLFTKGSWKSVKV, from the coding sequence ATGGAAAATTCTAACCTAACGCCAAAAAACATCTGGCAAGAACTTAAAGATGCGATGGGCGGGACAGACGCCGATTATACTCAGATTGGAATTAAAAGAGCAATATTTCTATTAGCTGTTCCGATGATTTTGGAATTAGTTATGGAATCCACATTTGCTATAGCAGATATATTTTTTGTCGGGAAACTTGGGGCCTCTGCCATAGCAACAGTTGGAATAAGTGAAACTTTTTTATTTTTAATTTACTCTCTTGCGATGGGATTTGCTACAGCGGTTACTGCCATTATTGCGCGCAGAATAGGAGAAAAAAATCAAAAAGAAGCTTCAAAAGCCGCAGTTCAATCAATTTACTTAGGTCTATTTTCCGCTATTCCATTTGCGATTGCTGGTATTTTCTTTTCCAAGGATCTACTGAAACTTATGGGTGCGGATTCATGGAGCATAGATTTTGGATACCGTTATACAACTTGGATGCTCGGTGGAAATGTAGTTATAATTTTACTGTTCATCATCAATGCAATTTTTAGAGGAGCAGGAGACGCCGCTATCGCTATGCGAGTGCTTTGGATTGCGAACGGGGTTAATATTGTATTAGACCCAATTCTGATTTTTGGATGGGGTCCAATACCAGAATTCGGTATTGAAGGAGCAGGTATTGCTACGAACATAGGCAGAGGAACAGGAGTTTTAGTACAACTATGGACGTTAGTAAATGCAGGAAAACATATAAAGGTTTCTCTTTCTAATATTAGATTAAATTTTCCTATAATGGGGAATATTCTAATTACCTCCATAGGAGGCGTAGGACAAATGTTTGTTGCTACAAGTTCTTGGATTTTTTTAATGCGAATTCTTGCCAATATCGGAAGTGAAGCTGTTGCTGGTGCAACAATTGCACTGAGGATCATGATGTTTTCAATGATGCCGGCTTGGGGATTATCCAATGCAGCCGCTACCCTTGTCGGACAAAATTTAGGTGCAAATCAGCCAGAAAGAGCTGAGTCTTCCGTTTGGAAAATTGGGCTCTACAATATGATATTTTTAATTGGTGTTGCCATTCTATATTTTACTATGAATAAATTTTTAGTAGGTCTTTTTTCACAAGAAGAGCGAGTCATAGAAATTGGATCAGAATGGTTACAAATTCTTTCTTATTCTTATTTAGTGTATGGTTGGTGGATGGTTTCTGTGCAAGCATTCAATGGTGCAGGAGATACTAAAACCCCTACTCTTATCAATATAGTTTTTTTCTGGTGCATTCAAATTCCAGTTTCTTACTTTCTGGCTATTTCCTTAAACTGGCAACATTCAGGTGTATTTTGGGGAGTTTTTTTTTCCGAGACATCTGTCGGAATTTTTACACTTTGGCTTTTCACTAAAGGAAGTTGGAAATCAGTAAAAGTATAA
- a CDS encoding homoserine O-acetyltransferase: protein MISKDSVGIVRTQIAKLPDLNLESGAVISPLEVAYETYGILNESRTNTILVCHALSGNAHAAGYHEGSDRPGWWDEYIGPGKAFDTNKYFIISTNVIGGCNGSSGPTSINPKTEKQYGSTFPFVSIQDMVNAQKLLIDSFGIKEVFCVAGGSMGGMQALQWSVGYPDLVKNCIILASTSEHSAQQIAFNEVGRQAILSDPNWNNGEYGDNPPKKGLAIARMVGHVTYLSDELMREKFGRKPPRGNIKNTDFAVGSYLIYQGETFVDRFDANSYIYVTKALDHFSLGRGEELTLNLSRAKANFLIIAFSSDWLYPPYQSREIVKSLEVNAIPVTYCEVNFSKGHDSFLVPNPEQRHLIHHFLEFAQNFSVFYEI from the coding sequence ATGATTTCCAAAGATTCCGTAGGAATTGTTCGTACACAAATAGCAAAATTACCAGACCTAAATTTAGAAAGCGGAGCAGTAATTAGTCCGCTGGAAGTTGCTTACGAAACCTACGGAATTTTAAATGAAAGTAGAACCAATACAATTTTAGTTTGTCACGCTCTATCCGGCAATGCACACGCAGCCGGATACCATGAAGGAAGTGATCGACCCGGCTGGTGGGACGAGTATATCGGTCCCGGAAAAGCATTTGATACAAATAAATACTTCATTATATCAACTAACGTCATAGGTGGTTGTAACGGAAGTTCCGGTCCAACAAGCATAAATCCAAAAACCGAAAAACAATACGGATCTACATTTCCTTTTGTATCGATTCAAGATATGGTCAATGCGCAAAAATTATTAATCGATTCATTTGGTATTAAAGAGGTTTTTTGTGTAGCCGGCGGTTCTATGGGTGGGATGCAGGCTCTCCAATGGAGCGTAGGTTATCCTGATTTAGTTAAAAACTGTATTATATTAGCATCCACGTCTGAACATAGCGCACAACAAATAGCATTCAATGAAGTAGGTAGACAAGCAATTCTCTCTGATCCAAATTGGAACAATGGGGAATATGGCGATAATCCACCCAAAAAAGGATTAGCAATAGCTCGAATGGTAGGTCATGTAACGTATTTATCAGATGAACTGATGCGAGAAAAATTTGGTCGTAAACCTCCGAGAGGAAATATTAAAAATACAGATTTTGCAGTTGGCAGTTATTTAATTTACCAAGGAGAGACTTTTGTAGATAGATTTGATGCAAATTCATATATATACGTTACGAAAGCACTCGATCATTTTAGTTTGGGTAGAGGAGAAGAGTTAACTCTTAATTTGTCGCGAGCAAAAGCAAATTTTCTAATCATAGCATTTAGTTCTGATTGGCTCTATCCTCCATATCAAAGTAGAGAAATTGTAAAATCACTTGAAGTAAATGCAATTCCTGTTACTTACTGTGAAGTGAATTTTTCCAAAGGACACGATTCTTTTTTAGTACCAAATCCTGAACAACGTCACTTAATTCATCATTTTTTAGAGTTTGCGCAAAATTTTTCGGTGTTTTATGAAATCTAA
- the feoB gene encoding ferrous iron transport protein B, which translates to METNFRCLLVGNANAGKTSLFNQLTGLSQKTGNFPGVTVGIATGELKIEGKNLEIIDLPGSFSLNANSDDKKTLTRFLINRKESDKIIFVLDAILLERSLQFLFQIMDLGAPILLVITMKDILQKKNLFIQVDNLKQELGIEVVLVNAKNGDGISELKNLIGNPYNFKTPKRLWVWDEKRENFFQKIFSKIEADNLNYLQFVLSNTLKKLSGEKLQKELPGIEEFNPEIQNFITSELQKSNLVFKYQDEVIQKSFKIKSIISKVLTGNTENNESFSAKVDRFILHPIFGMITFFVVMGLVFQSLFSWSEYPMEFIENSFETLSGYFQKNIPEGPFNGLITKGIIGGVGSVLVFIPQIALLFLFIGIMEESGYLSRVSFIMDKFMGKFGLSGKSFIPLLSSAACAVPAIMSTRTIENKSDKMATILISPLITCSARYPVYILVIGAIFPKQDIFGVFSLQAIMLFGLFLLGMITALLFALLFKKTFFKHESSYFLIELPSYKIPSIKNLFLSVYQNVKAFIENSGTIILYVSILLWFLAYYPVSSPINSTENIKQETVISDSYAAKIGKFIEPAIEPLGFDWKIGVGIISSFAAREVMVSTLAIIYGVEGDENSDDLKTSIQKDINPKTGKKTWSVLTSISLLIFFAYASQCMSTLAVVRQETKSYFWPSFLFIYMSVLAYVSSLTVYQIGVLLGYGN; encoded by the coding sequence AAACAGGAAATTTTCCGGGAGTTACCGTTGGAATTGCGACAGGAGAACTTAAAATTGAAGGGAAAAATCTTGAAATTATAGATCTACCCGGATCTTTCTCTTTGAATGCAAATTCAGATGATAAAAAAACTCTTACTCGATTTCTAATCAACCGTAAAGAATCAGATAAAATAATTTTTGTATTGGATGCAATTTTACTCGAAAGAAGTTTACAATTTTTATTTCAAATCATGGACTTAGGCGCACCAATTTTACTAGTTATTACAATGAAAGATATATTACAAAAGAAAAATCTATTCATTCAAGTAGATAATTTAAAGCAAGAACTAGGAATCGAAGTAGTTTTAGTAAACGCAAAAAATGGGGACGGGATTTCAGAACTTAAAAATTTAATCGGAAATCCATATAACTTTAAAACACCAAAAAGACTTTGGGTTTGGGATGAAAAACGAGAAAACTTTTTTCAGAAAATTTTTTCAAAAATTGAAGCGGATAACCTAAACTATCTTCAATTTGTATTGAGTAACACACTCAAAAAATTATCCGGTGAAAAACTTCAAAAAGAATTACCTGGAATAGAAGAATTTAATCCAGAAATACAAAATTTCATTACTTCAGAATTACAAAAATCAAATCTAGTTTTTAAATATCAAGATGAAGTAATACAAAAATCTTTTAAAATTAAATCCATTATCAGTAAAGTCCTGACAGGAAACACTGAAAACAATGAAAGTTTTTCTGCAAAAGTGGACAGATTTATTTTGCATCCTATATTTGGAATGATTACTTTTTTTGTGGTAATGGGTTTAGTATTTCAGTCTTTATTTTCTTGGTCAGAATACCCGATGGAATTTATTGAAAATTCTTTCGAAACTCTTTCAGGTTACTTTCAAAAAAATATTCCCGAAGGTCCTTTTAATGGACTCATTACAAAAGGTATCATCGGAGGTGTGGGTTCTGTTCTTGTTTTTATTCCGCAAATCGCATTACTATTTTTATTTATTGGCATAATGGAAGAATCAGGATATTTATCGAGAGTATCTTTTATTATGGATAAGTTTATGGGCAAATTTGGATTATCCGGTAAATCATTTATCCCCCTTCTATCTTCTGCTGCCTGTGCAGTGCCTGCAATCATGAGTACGAGGACAATAGAAAATAAATCCGATAAAATGGCAACGATTCTAATATCTCCTCTTATTACTTGCTCTGCTAGATATCCAGTTTATATTTTAGTTATTGGAGCTATTTTTCCCAAACAAGATATTTTTGGAGTATTTTCTTTACAGGCAATTATGCTTTTCGGATTATTTTTATTGGGAATGATTACCGCACTTTTATTTGCATTGTTATTTAAAAAGACATTTTTTAAACATGAGTCTTCTTATTTTTTAATTGAATTACCTTCATATAAAATACCTTCGATTAAAAATCTTTTCTTAAGTGTGTATCAAAATGTAAAAGCATTTATCGAAAATTCAGGAACCATTATTTTATATGTTTCTATTTTACTTTGGTTTCTCGCCTACTACCCTGTATCCTCTCCGATCAATTCAACAGAAAATATTAAACAGGAAACCGTAATCTCAGACTCCTACGCTGCAAAAATTGGAAAGTTTATAGAACCAGCGATTGAACCTTTAGGATTTGATTGGAAAATTGGAGTAGGAATTATTTCTTCGTTTGCAGCAAGAGAAGTTATGGTATCAACTCTTGCAATAATTTATGGTGTGGAGGGAGATGAGAATAGTGATGATTTAAAAACTTCGATTCAAAAAGACATCAATCCAAAAACTGGAAAAAAAACTTGGAGTGTTTTAACATCGATTAGCCTACTTATTTTTTTTGCTTACGCCAGCCAGTGTATGTCTACACTAGCAGTTGTAAGACAAGAAACTAAATCTTATTTCTGGCCAAGTTTTTTATTTATCTATATGTCGGTATTAGCCTATGTAAGTTCATTAACAGTTTATCAAATAGGTGTACTGCTTGGGTACGGAAATTAA